Proteins from a single region of Methanoculleus taiwanensis:
- a CDS encoding carbohydrate kinase family protein, translating into MISVVGHTAIDHLFRVPSLPGRHNSTYITDHKIYYGGGAANIAAGIATLGESCRLISAVGGDFPGSDYDRWLRSLGVVEDFLVVEDAFTPTAYVFTDEARDQTTYFEWGASGVRNTTEAPALDFVHMATADPDFNVRVAAKAKFASFDPGQDLLRYSSEQLRSIMGNVDILFANNHEMAGMCRMLETEQDELIEGIPFVIMTKGSEGSILYTDGEEHSIPVVAVDAVDPTGAGDGYRAGFLTAYRRGYDPVDCCRVGAVVSSFVVERMGTQTNLPDWERMLARYRNAFGDIERTDK; encoded by the coding sequence GTGATATCGGTCGTAGGACATACTGCGATCGATCACCTCTTCCGCGTCCCTTCCCTCCCGGGAAGGCACAACTCAACCTACATCACCGATCACAAGATCTACTACGGCGGCGGTGCGGCCAATATCGCGGCGGGTATCGCCACGCTCGGTGAATCGTGCCGGCTTATCAGCGCCGTCGGCGGCGATTTTCCGGGAAGCGACTACGATCGATGGCTGCGAAGCCTCGGCGTCGTCGAGGATTTCCTGGTCGTCGAGGACGCCTTTACGCCGACCGCGTACGTCTTCACCGACGAGGCGCGGGATCAGACGACCTACTTTGAGTGGGGAGCCTCCGGCGTCCGGAACACGACCGAGGCGCCTGCCCTTGATTTCGTCCATATGGCGACCGCCGATCCCGACTTCAACGTGCGGGTTGCGGCGAAGGCGAAATTCGCCTCGTTCGACCCCGGACAGGATCTCCTGCGGTACAGCAGTGAGCAGCTCCGGTCGATCATGGGAAACGTCGACATCCTCTTTGCCAACAACCATGAGATGGCAGGCATGTGCCGGATGCTCGAGACGGAGCAGGACGAGCTGATTGAAGGTATCCCCTTCGTCATCATGACGAAAGGGTCGGAAGGCAGCATTCTGTATACGGACGGCGAAGAGCACTCAATTCCGGTCGTTGCTGTTGATGCCGTGGACCCGACGGGTGCCGGGGACGGCTACCGGGCCGGGTTCCTGACCGCCTACCGCCGGGGCTATGACCCCGTCGACTGCTGCCGTGTCGGGGCGGTGGTATCGTCATTTGTCGTCGAACGGATGGGCACACAGACGAATCTTCCCGACTGGGAGCGGATGCTGGCACGATACCGGAACGCATTTGGCGATATCGAGCGAACGGATAAGTAA
- a CDS encoding DUF2070 family protein, translating into MESSPDVRMERLSRYLFSAPSWSKSVGIILALGLLIDGAGLRTGSELLFFGTLGFTVPALVALLVTGPLVELSGRFMYRNRSALLALSCTVFGVIISLSPILFIDRDLLPILYALALGLIFGLRLLVLVAVADYRISRMLLPAAPQSFAGVVMGAHFFGLTFVPYALVLQALFGLGFILLIWIIERPLKRAFQISGLNFLNTFIAHLTDGSKSMEDFFREIGDEVYVPEVSFFFKRSAARDVILTVPNVHPGPMGEIGGGNLPRMLHDAFDEEVLVAHGCATHDFNLVSDTEIEKIVRAVQGSREGVRYTGMAGRSIRVSAGSVHLLCQRFGDSLLMVSTRSPEKTEDVDFSIGMIIMAEGRRYFSHTAFVDAHNCMAQMGAPVLPATRTATEYHIAARKGIEACRLEPLETLRIGVAHVRVPFTREQGFGSLGVQALVTEVAGQRTAYVLIDGNNIATGVREELLRPILALVDDAEVMTTDTHTVNTITGKNPVGYAVPVPEFLPFVTRAVTEAIDDLSPARAGASTACCERIVVFGSQSVSQLASTVNTMLAVVGPVSLIILILAFVLSIVAYVMLQ; encoded by the coding sequence ATGGAGTCGAGTCCCGATGTCAGGATGGAGCGGCTGAGCCGGTATCTCTTCAGCGCTCCGTCGTGGTCGAAGTCGGTCGGCATCATCCTCGCTCTAGGCCTCCTCATCGACGGGGCGGGGCTCCGGACGGGTTCGGAACTCCTCTTCTTCGGCACCCTGGGTTTTACCGTCCCCGCGCTCGTTGCGCTTCTCGTCACCGGGCCGCTCGTCGAGCTCTCGGGCCGGTTCATGTACCGGAACCGCTCGGCACTTCTTGCGCTCTCGTGCACGGTCTTCGGGGTTATCATCAGCCTCTCGCCGATCCTCTTCATCGATAGGGATCTCCTTCCCATTCTCTATGCTCTCGCGCTCGGACTCATCTTCGGCCTCCGGCTGCTCGTGCTGGTAGCGGTCGCGGATTACCGGATCAGCCGGATGCTCCTCCCCGCCGCCCCCCAGAGTTTTGCCGGCGTCGTCATGGGAGCGCACTTCTTCGGCCTTACCTTCGTTCCCTATGCGCTCGTGCTCCAGGCGCTCTTCGGCCTCGGATTCATCCTCCTGATCTGGATCATCGAGCGGCCGCTCAAGCGTGCATTCCAGATCAGCGGACTTAATTTCCTCAATACGTTCATCGCCCACCTGACGGACGGTTCGAAGAGCATGGAGGACTTCTTCCGTGAGATCGGGGACGAAGTCTACGTGCCGGAGGTCTCGTTCTTCTTCAAGCGATCTGCTGCGAGGGACGTTATCCTCACCGTCCCGAACGTCCACCCGGGTCCTATGGGTGAGATCGGCGGCGGGAACCTGCCCCGGATGCTGCACGACGCCTTCGATGAGGAGGTGCTCGTCGCGCACGGCTGCGCCACCCACGACTTCAACCTGGTCTCGGACACCGAGATCGAGAAGATCGTCCGGGCAGTACAGGGCTCCCGGGAGGGTGTTCGGTATACCGGAATGGCAGGCCGCTCAATCCGGGTCTCCGCAGGCTCGGTTCATCTCCTCTGCCAGCGGTTCGGGGATTCGCTCCTGATGGTCAGTACACGTTCTCCCGAGAAGACCGAGGACGTCGACTTCTCCATCGGGATGATCATCATGGCCGAGGGGCGGCGCTACTTCTCCCATACCGCCTTTGTGGACGCCCATAACTGCATGGCGCAGATGGGTGCCCCCGTCCTCCCGGCGACCCGGACGGCGACCGAGTACCACATTGCGGCCCGGAAAGGCATCGAAGCGTGCCGGCTCGAACCCCTCGAGACGCTCCGGATCGGTGTTGCCCACGTCCGTGTTCCGTTCACCCGCGAACAGGGGTTCGGTTCGCTCGGTGTTCAGGCGCTCGTCACCGAGGTCGCCGGGCAGAGGACGGCATACGTCCTGATCGACGGGAACAATATCGCTACGGGCGTGCGGGAAGAACTCCTCCGCCCCATCCTTGCACTGGTGGACGATGCCGAGGTGATGACCACCGACACCCATACGGTGAACACGATCACCGGAAAGAATCCGGTGGGGTACGCCGTGCCGGTTCCGGAGTTCCTGCCGTTCGTGACCCGGGCGGTTACCGAAGCGATAGACGATCTCTCCCCTGCCAGAGCCGGTGCGAGCACGGCCTGCTGCGAGCGGATCGTGGTCTTCGGATCGCAGAGCGTCTCGCAGCTGGCGAGCACCGTCAACACCATGCTTGCGGTCGTCGGGCCGGTCAGTCTGATCATCCTCATTCTGGCGTTCGTCCTCTCGATCGTCGCATACGTCATGCTCCAGTAG
- a CDS encoding aminotransferase-like domain-containing protein: MQYRFADRMARVPESFLEELFSVSAVPGVISFAGGLPSSATIDVAGIADAARAVLEEEGRIALQYTTTDGYLPLREYIAERYRRRLGLPAKAEEIQIVNGSQQCLDLVAKIFLSPGDSVGMERPGYLGAIEAFSFYEPVVHAVPLEDDGPDLEAFAALVRQHRPKFFYGIPNSQNPSGRTYSQEKRRAVAGILDGTDTVFYEDDAFGDLFFDGKPHLPVKRYLPEQTIISGSFSKIVAPGMRIGWLHAPEPILKAFNIAKQAADLHSNFLCQKILYRYLATHDLDAHIRVVAERYGRNARLMCDLLDDLFPASMSHTTPEGGMFLMAFLPDGVSSMEVFREGVRQGVAVLPAVPFCVGGGGEDAIRLNFSTADEEQITEGMHRLARVIRGLL, encoded by the coding sequence GTGCAGTATCGGTTTGCAGATCGGATGGCTCGCGTGCCGGAATCGTTTCTTGAAGAGCTCTTCTCGGTCTCGGCAGTTCCCGGGGTCATCTCGTTCGCGGGCGGCCTGCCGTCGTCCGCCACGATCGACGTCGCGGGGATTGCGGATGCCGCCCGCGCCGTGCTGGAGGAGGAAGGGCGGATTGCCCTGCAGTATACGACGACCGACGGCTACCTCCCGCTCCGGGAGTATATCGCGGAGCGCTATCGCCGGAGGCTCGGTCTTCCGGCGAAGGCCGAGGAGATCCAGATCGTCAACGGTTCCCAGCAGTGCCTCGATCTCGTGGCCAAGATCTTCCTCTCCCCCGGCGACTCTGTCGGAATGGAGCGTCCCGGGTACCTCGGCGCGATAGAGGCCTTCTCATTCTATGAGCCGGTCGTCCATGCCGTCCCCCTCGAGGACGACGGGCCCGATCTCGAGGCCTTCGCCGCGCTCGTGCGGCAGCACCGCCCGAAGTTCTTCTACGGCATCCCGAACTCCCAGAATCCCTCGGGAAGGACGTACTCGCAGGAGAAGCGGCGTGCCGTCGCCGGGATTCTCGACGGCACGGATACGGTCTTTTACGAGGACGACGCGTTCGGTGATCTCTTCTTCGACGGAAAACCCCACCTGCCGGTGAAACGGTACCTCCCCGAGCAGACGATCATCTCGGGCTCGTTCTCGAAGATCGTCGCGCCCGGGATGCGGATAGGGTGGCTGCACGCTCCGGAGCCGATCCTCAAAGCGTTCAACATTGCCAAGCAGGCGGCGGATCTCCACTCAAACTTCCTCTGCCAGAAGATTCTCTACCGCTACCTTGCGACCCACGACCTCGACGCCCATATCCGCGTGGTCGCTGAGCGGTACGGCAGGAACGCACGGCTGATGTGCGACCTCCTCGACGACCTCTTCCCGGCCTCGATGAGCCATACGACCCCCGAGGGCGGGATGTTTCTGATGGCCTTCCTGCCGGATGGCGTCTCGTCGATGGAGGTCTTCCGCGAAGGCGTCCGGCAGGGCGTTGCGGTGCTCCCCGCCGTCCCGTTCTGCGTGGGCGGCGGCGGTGAGGATGCCATACGGCTGAACTTCTCGACCGCGGATGAGGAGCAGATTACCGAAGGGATGCACCGGCTTGCCCGGGTGATCCGCGGGCTTTTGTAG
- a CDS encoding alpha/beta hydrolase, whose protein sequence is MYVHPGPGSRDTFLDETVMLARQGAVSLLIDAPWTEKAVEAWGRSLADPEHAVREHILTVVGLRRGIDLLTARPDIDPERIGYVGHSFGALIGGVLSGVESRVKAYVLMAGTGSFTDVAVLNMPPLTGEALERYRRTLAPIDPEGAVGHAAPSALFFQFGLRDDFFTREMSLEFFENASEPRTIQWYDAGHYLSDEARDDRLAWLSTRLSLSTEE, encoded by the coding sequence ATGTACGTCCACCCCGGGCCAGGAAGCAGGGATACCTTTCTCGACGAGACGGTGATGCTCGCCCGGCAGGGAGCGGTCTCCCTTCTCATCGATGCCCCCTGGACGGAGAAAGCGGTGGAAGCATGGGGAAGGTCGCTTGCAGATCCGGAGCATGCCGTGCGGGAGCATATCCTGACCGTTGTCGGGCTCCGCCGCGGGATTGATCTCCTTACGGCGCGACCGGACATAGACCCGGAGAGGATCGGATACGTTGGTCACAGCTTCGGGGCTCTTATCGGCGGGGTACTCTCCGGGGTGGAGAGTCGGGTGAAAGCCTACGTCCTGATGGCGGGCACGGGGAGCTTTACGGACGTCGCCGTTCTGAATATGCCGCCTCTCACAGGAGAGGCGCTCGAGAGATATCGTCGGACGCTGGCGCCCATCGACCCGGAGGGCGCCGTCGGACACGCAGCGCCGTCAGCGCTCTTCTTTCAGTTCGGTCTTCGAGACGACTTTTTTACGCGGGAAATGTCACTGGAGTTCTTTGAAAACGCGAGTGAACCGAGAACGATCCAGTGGTACGATGCAGGCCACTACTTAAGCGACGAAGCCCGGGACGATCGTCTGGCGTGGTTGAGTACGCGGCTGTCCCTGTCCACGGAAGAGTGA
- a CDS encoding HFX_2341 family transcriptional regulator domain-containing protein has product MGQNTGLEKIVHIIPLGHEIDRAVVPFQEQTPYRVYLLTVTKNPDLDQNMIARQQYFVEQVKARLDKTTEVITINTNMFELQDVIKTLSGIIRKEKEQGNRVSVNMSACGRLTSVGAMVAAMGHDVNLYYVMAQDYAKTEEEINLHGLSICPTLDVKRIVNFAFVQPDEVGKQILAFLYRKGKPMRTIDIFEVLRDQDVQGFDVLFYEVEEKKKRGVQSRQLMKLDKTILTKLARDKLITREKRGRNVFVTLTESGKYMACLSGLLE; this is encoded by the coding sequence ATGGGGCAGAATACCGGATTGGAAAAGATCGTTCATATCATTCCGCTCGGCCATGAGATTGATCGTGCTGTAGTCCCGTTTCAGGAGCAAACTCCTTACCGGGTCTACCTCCTCACCGTGACTAAGAATCCTGATCTCGACCAAAACATGATAGCACGACAGCAGTATTTTGTCGAACAAGTGAAGGCCCGGCTGGACAAAACTACCGAAGTGATCACGATCAATACCAATATGTTCGAGCTCCAGGACGTGATCAAGACCCTCTCCGGCATCATCAGGAAAGAGAAGGAGCAGGGAAACCGCGTTTCGGTGAATATGTCTGCGTGCGGCCGGCTAACGTCGGTAGGTGCAATGGTGGCCGCAATGGGGCATGACGTTAACCTCTACTATGTCATGGCACAGGATTATGCCAAGACCGAAGAAGAGATCAACCTTCACGGGCTCAGTATCTGCCCGACGCTGGACGTAAAGAGAATTGTAAATTTTGCTTTTGTCCAGCCCGATGAAGTTGGTAAGCAGATCCTCGCTTTCCTCTACAGGAAAGGCAAACCCATGAGAACCATCGATATCTTTGAGGTTCTTCGGGACCAGGACGTACAAGGGTTCGACGTGTTATTCTATGAAGTTGAGGAGAAAAAGAAACGCGGTGTCCAGAGCAGGCAACTGATGAAGCTCGACAAAACAATTCTTACCAAACTGGCACGGGACAAACTGATTACGCGGGAAAAGCGGGGGCGGAACGTCTTTGTTACACTTACGGAGTCTGGCAAGTATATGGCGTGTCTGAGCGGATTGCTGGAATAG
- a CDS encoding transposase, with the protein MGDHSEISPPRRNRTCPAYDSREIHQYNRKRGIKGNIPVNRRSRTHPKRGRPCWFDPELYKKRSAIERFFSWIEAFKKITPRFERYEHPFLGLIHLACAMMV; encoded by the coding sequence CTGGGAGATCATTCGGAAATATCTCCCCCCCGACGAAACCGCACATGTCCAGCCTACGATTCCCGGGAGATCCACCAATACAATCGGAAACGAGGGATCAAGGGCAATATCCCGGTCAACCGGAGATCCCGAACACACCCGAAGCGAGGAAGGCCATGCTGGTTCGATCCGGAACTCTACAAGAAGCGCAGCGCCATTGAACGATTCTTCAGCTGGATAGAGGCGTTCAAGAAGATTACTCCCCGGTTTGAACGCTATGAGCACCCATTTCTTGGGTTGATCCACTTGGCATGTGCTATGATGGTCTGA
- a CDS encoding HNH endonuclease: MHAPEPENCWRGVILFGKNSATYKMALGRLLLDYAYNGQDKVSLDDLANDFLSLYIERTENNKPQMGLTGKKTVTEHQIDLIRCGNKSFDSALEVVRTQALAGMVLVKFNNLFGRQIPQPFYSFIPGDNEIVLNSNLLRLVDSKTEKGIFEKEILGRWDLLEHSYERTHAVPISIDERLEYLINAEERKNLTPLIPMLEGYQQGRCFYCGEPLYDIHVDHVIPYSAIHHNDVWNLVLAHGECNEQKSDTLPSKAFIEKLITRNEYYISSSHPLKDEIIRKTGKTRDAREKEIYRQYNDAYHFKRRFWNGNPHYDPGKDKEFIYWLRYYAPKV, from the coding sequence ATGCATGCGCCAGAACCAGAGAACTGTTGGCGGGGTGTAATTCTATTCGGAAAGAATTCTGCAACATACAAAATGGCGCTCGGAAGGCTACTCCTCGATTACGCCTACAACGGGCAAGATAAAGTGTCTCTGGACGATCTGGCAAATGATTTTTTATCCCTGTACATTGAGCGAACAGAAAATAACAAGCCACAAATGGGACTTACCGGGAAAAAGACCGTCACGGAACACCAGATTGATCTGATACGCTGCGGGAATAAATCGTTTGATTCCGCACTTGAAGTTGTCAGGACACAAGCACTTGCTGGAATGGTTCTGGTGAAATTCAACAACCTATTTGGTAGGCAAATTCCCCAGCCGTTCTACTCCTTTATTCCGGGAGACAATGAAATTGTGTTAAACTCAAACTTGCTTCGGCTAGTTGATTCAAAGACGGAGAAGGGCATCTTTGAAAAAGAAATCTTGGGACGATGGGATCTCCTTGAGCATTCCTATGAGAGAACGCATGCCGTCCCCATTTCAATAGACGAGCGGCTGGAGTATCTAATCAATGCCGAGGAGAGAAAAAATCTCACCCCACTCATCCCAATGCTTGAAGGATACCAGCAGGGACGGTGTTTCTACTGTGGAGAGCCGCTCTACGACATACATGTCGATCATGTCATTCCATACTCTGCAATCCATCACAATGATGTCTGGAATCTTGTGCTTGCTCACGGAGAGTGCAACGAACAGAAGTCTGATACCCTCCCGTCCAAAGCGTTTATCGAGAAATTAATCACAAGGAATGAGTATTACATCTCCAGCTCACACCCACTCAAAGATGAAATTATCCGAAAGACGGGTAAAACCCGCGATGCGCGGGAAAAAGAAATATATCGGCAATATAACGATGCTTACCACTTCAAAAGACGTTTTTGGAACGGAAACCCACACTACGACCCTGGAAAAGACAAAGAGTTCATCTACTGGTTGAGATACTATGCTCCAAAAGTATGA
- a CDS encoding nucleoside triphosphate pyrophosphohydrolase yields the protein MLQKYDKAIRDRIPEIIAADGSQCSIEKVSDEIFLKYLELKLVEESNEFIASGSLEEIADLLEVIYRIIELKGASLEEIEELRKIKKYERGGFDENLILKSVTR from the coding sequence ATGCTCCAAAAGTATGACAAGGCAATACGGGACAGAATTCCTGAAATAATCGCCGCAGACGGAAGTCAGTGCAGTATCGAGAAGGTATCTGATGAGATTTTTCTCAAGTATCTTGAATTGAAATTGGTTGAAGAGTCAAACGAATTTATCGCCTCCGGCTCTCTCGAAGAGATCGCTGATTTGCTCGAAGTAATCTATCGGATAATCGAGTTAAAGGGTGCCTCACTTGAGGAGATCGAAGAGTTGAGAAAGATCAAGAAATATGAGCGCGGCGGGTTTGACGAGAATTTAATTCTCAAGTCCGTAACGAGGTAA
- a CDS encoding nuclease-related domain-containing DEAD/DEAH box helicase yields MAEFIPDRLPGRASRGEERTFSILKKLPDDYLVYYEPNIDNRRPDFIVIAPDLGVIVIEVKGWYLDDIERVSDSEVVTLYDGRPKAEVHPLTQARNYQWRLVKACEKNPRFSHLLHKDGPHKNRFTFPFGHFVILSNISQEHLQNYRGHDLSAVFRPQNTMTRDVLVSLENASPQEIAAKLRSYFDPFWRITPLSQEQIDVLRAIIHPEIILSYVPSCVMPAQDPVQSAPAENDTVQEPEDEYVFSYAQGVCEPKVRSLKVLDRRQENTARKIGDGHRIACGVAGSGKTVILVARARWLHDRDPEAKILLLCYNVSLGAYLKNILVGYPRITVTHFDGWAKQNGVIRNRCDPVTGLVEDDEHLGHRLKEQLSSRVGDFRAYDAVLVDEAQDFHPIWFSCILLAMKDPYDGDLLIVCDGNQGIRPVGTVSWKSVGIKAQGRTIHRALDLDRNYRNTREILKLASHFASQDTQFNEDSFGIIPVDPYQAQRTGSKPFLVQCADHHDECQKTLEIVKGLLAGRLPDGNAIEDLHHEEIGILYRRASAPDKELLGGLIEEIRQYAPVVWINEDASSRARVLDEGIKIQTVDSAKGLQYRVVILLWPDAFVPVRAGDLPLENSRFYVALTRAEDVLIILHSSENEHVNRMLASDDVVIC; encoded by the coding sequence ATGGCCGAATTTATCCCTGATCGCCTCCCAGGGAGAGCGAGTAGAGGGGAGGAGCGTACATTCAGTATTCTGAAGAAGTTGCCTGACGACTACCTCGTTTACTATGAACCCAACATCGACAACCGACGGCCTGACTTCATCGTGATCGCACCGGATCTGGGTGTTATCGTCATCGAAGTGAAGGGGTGGTACCTCGATGACATCGAAAGAGTAAGCGACAGTGAAGTTGTTACCTTGTATGACGGGCGCCCGAAGGCCGAAGTACACCCTCTTACACAGGCGCGGAACTACCAGTGGAGGCTTGTAAAAGCATGCGAGAAGAACCCGAGGTTCTCGCACCTGCTTCACAAAGACGGCCCACACAAGAACAGATTCACCTTCCCGTTCGGCCATTTTGTCATACTCTCGAATATTTCCCAGGAACATCTCCAGAATTATAGAGGGCATGATCTCTCGGCTGTCTTCCGGCCTCAGAATACCATGACGCGGGACGTGCTCGTGAGCCTTGAGAATGCATCCCCGCAGGAGATTGCCGCTAAACTGAGATCGTACTTTGACCCGTTCTGGCGCATCACGCCCCTTTCCCAGGAGCAGATCGATGTGCTCCGCGCTATCATCCATCCGGAGATTATCTTAAGTTACGTCCCCTCATGCGTAATGCCTGCTCAAGACCCGGTGCAATCAGCCCCCGCCGAGAATGACACTGTCCAAGAACCAGAGGATGAGTACGTCTTCTCCTATGCGCAAGGAGTGTGTGAACCAAAGGTGAGATCACTGAAGGTCCTGGACAGACGGCAGGAGAATACCGCCAGGAAGATCGGTGATGGGCACCGGATCGCCTGCGGTGTGGCCGGGTCTGGAAAGACGGTCATTCTGGTCGCACGGGCACGCTGGCTCCACGACCGCGATCCCGAGGCAAAGATTCTGCTGCTCTGCTATAACGTCTCCCTTGGAGCATATTTGAAAAACATACTCGTCGGCTATCCACGGATAACCGTCACTCACTTCGATGGCTGGGCAAAGCAGAACGGCGTTATCCGGAATAGGTGCGACCCGGTTACCGGCCTGGTCGAGGATGACGAACATCTTGGTCATCGCTTAAAGGAGCAACTGTCGAGCCGTGTCGGAGATTTTCGTGCGTATGATGCCGTTCTGGTCGACGAAGCCCAGGACTTCCATCCGATCTGGTTCTCGTGCATCCTTCTTGCGATGAAAGACCCCTACGATGGCGACCTGCTGATCGTGTGCGACGGCAACCAGGGGATCCGGCCGGTCGGGACGGTCAGCTGGAAATCTGTCGGCATCAAGGCGCAGGGTAGAACGATTCACCGCGCCCTGGATCTCGATCGGAACTACCGGAACACCCGCGAGATCCTGAAGCTCGCCTCACACTTCGCCTCGCAGGATACTCAGTTTAATGAGGACTCGTTCGGGATCATCCCGGTCGACCCCTACCAGGCGCAGCGAACAGGTTCGAAGCCGTTTCTCGTGCAGTGTGCGGATCACCACGACGAATGCCAGAAAACACTGGAGATTGTGAAAGGGCTTCTCGCCGGCAGGCTCCCGGACGGCAACGCTATCGAGGATCTCCACCACGAAGAGATCGGGATACTCTACCGTAGGGCTTCGGCACCGGACAAAGAACTACTTGGCGGGCTTATCGAGGAGATCCGCCAATATGCCCCTGTTGTCTGGATCAATGAAGATGCTTCATCACGGGCGAGAGTGCTGGACGAGGGCATCAAGATCCAGACGGTTGATTCTGCAAAAGGGCTGCAGTACCGGGTGGTGATCCTGCTGTGGCCGGATGCGTTCGTACCGGTCAGAGCGGGCGATCTGCCGCTTGAGAACAGCCGGTTCTATGTTGCGCTCACGCGGGCGGAGGATGTGTTAATTATCTTGCACTCGTCAGAGAATGAGCACGTCAACAGAATGTTGGCGTCGGATGATGTCGTGATCTGCTGA
- a CDS encoding HNH endonuclease — MNYWWVNQNQTYKHELLGGYLWSPKVNADGRRNVSYDNMTQVSPGDLVFSYSSTFIKAVGVATDPADTNEKPEELKPAGDYWRKEGWLVKVLYYELKQPIKPKDFFDEIKPTLPEKYSPLIEEGKKAGDGVQTFYLVQLPNEMANLLLSKIAAEDRQDLTGLRRDFQRESHEKEEEARINANPKIPPTEKEQLVLSRRGQGRFRTELERLEKKCRVTGVTQSKHLIASHVKPWRDATDKERLDGNNGLLLAPHIDHLFDKGYISFEDNGALLVSRSLNEAILKVWCIDPNTNAGLFRPEQIPYLRYHRENIFEKDLASPET, encoded by the coding sequence ATGAACTACTGGTGGGTCAACCAAAATCAAACGTATAAACATGAGTTACTGGGTGGGTACCTGTGGTCACCGAAAGTCAACGCAGATGGGAGAAGGAACGTTTCCTATGACAATATGACGCAGGTGAGCCCCGGAGATCTTGTATTCTCTTACTCCAGCACATTCATCAAAGCAGTAGGAGTAGCAACAGACCCTGCAGACACAAATGAAAAGCCAGAGGAACTAAAACCCGCCGGTGATTATTGGAGGAAAGAGGGTTGGCTCGTGAAAGTGCTTTACTATGAATTAAAGCAGCCAATCAAGCCGAAAGATTTTTTCGATGAGATTAAACCAACCTTACCCGAAAAGTATTCACCGCTGATAGAGGAAGGGAAAAAGGCAGGGGATGGGGTTCAGACATTCTACTTAGTTCAACTGCCGAACGAAATGGCAAATCTCCTACTTTCTAAAATTGCTGCGGAAGATAGACAAGATCTCACCGGGTTACGCAGAGATTTTCAAAGAGAATCTCACGAGAAAGAAGAAGAAGCTAGGATCAATGCAAACCCAAAGATACCACCCACCGAAAAAGAACAATTAGTGCTCTCCCGGCGAGGACAAGGACGATTTAGAACTGAACTTGAGAGACTGGAAAAGAAATGCCGCGTGACAGGCGTCACACAATCAAAGCACCTAATTGCAAGTCACGTAAAGCCGTGGCGTGATGCAACAGATAAAGAAAGGCTTGATGGCAATAATGGTCTGTTGCTAGCTCCACACATCGACCACCTTTTCGATAAAGGATACATCAGCTTTGAGGACAACGGAGCACTATTAGTATCCCGCAGTCTGAATGAAGCGATCTTGAAAGTGTGGTGTATTGATCCAAACACTAACGCGGGCCTATTCCGACCTGAGCAGATCCCTTACTTACGGTATCACAGAGAAAACATCTTTGAGAAGGATTTGGCGAGTCCAGAAACATGA
- a CDS encoding DUF2080 family transposase-associated protein produces MDKVELTISGYEVREKTVTKTGNSGHVMVPVSWVGKRVKIILLDPVEEE; encoded by the coding sequence ATGGATAAAGTGGAACTCACTATCAGCGGATACGAAGTGCGGGAGAAGACCGTTACCAAAACCGGGAACAGCGGTCATGTTATGGTGCCGGTCTCGTGGGTCGGTAAAAGAGTGAAGATCATCCTGCTCGATCCGGTCGAGGAAGAGTAA